DNA from Deltaproteobacteria bacterium:
CCGCTTTATCAAATCCAGGATTGCCTCGCTACGACAGGTGAGTAACTCAGGCGACCTGCAGATCTGGTATACCGACGAAACGGGTCGAAGACTCGAAGAGACGTTCGACATGGTCATCTTGTCCGTAGGTCTCTGCGTCTCGGAAGAAAGCGTAGAACTCGCCAAAAAACTGGGCGTGGATCTGGACGCAAACGGCTATCCCGTGGCGAACGGCTTCGATCCCCTGAAAACGACCCGACCGGGCGTGTTCGCAAGCGGCACCTTTCGTAGTCCCAAAGCCATCCCTTCTTCGGTCATTGACGCCAGCGGTTCGGCCGGCGTCGCAGCGGCGCTTCTGGCCGATTCGCGAAACACACGGACGCGCTCTCGGGACATCCCCCGGCAAAAGGACGTGAGGGGCGAACCACCCAAGATCGGCGTCTTTATTTGTGATTGCGGAAAAAACATCGCGGGTATCGTAGACGTGCCCTCGGTGGTGGAATATGCGAGGAACTTACCATACGTCGCCCACGTTCAAGAAACGTTGTTCACTTGCGCCCAGAACGTTCAGGAAGACATGGCCGAGATGATCCGGGATAAGGGGCTGAACCGCATTGTGGTGGCCGCCTGCACGCCAAGAACACATGCCCCTTTGTTTCAGGAAACTCTGGTAAAAGCGGGACTCAACCGGTACTTGTTCGAAATGGCCAATATTCGAAACCAGTGCTCATGGGTACACGCCGCCGAGCCGGATCTGGCCACGGAAAAATCCAAGGATCTGGTCCGAATGGCTGCCGCCAGGGCCGCTCAACTCGAGCCGCTTTTGGAACACGAGCTTGAGATCAACCATGAGGCGTTGGTGATCGGAGGAGGTATTGCCGGTATGACCGCGGCGTTGAATCTGGCGGCGCAAGGGTACCACACCCATCTCATCGAAAGAAGTCCTGTTCTGGGAGGCCAGGCCCGCAATCTCAGACAAGGGTGGAGGGGAGAAGACGTCCAGGAACACCTGAACCGGATGATCGCCGACGTCGAGTCCCAGGATGCCGTGGATGTTCATCTCAACGCGGAAGTCAGGAATGTTGAGGGGTTTGTCGGTAACTTCAAGACCACGATCAAAGTAGGTACGGAAGAGCGGGCTATCGAGCACGGAGTGATCATTGTCGCCACCGGCGCGTCGGAACTTAAGCCCAAGAACTATTTGTATGGCGAGGACCCCCGAGTCCTTACCAATCTGGATCTGGACCGGAAACTGATGGACAACGAGAGCGCTCTCCGCGACACGCGCTGCGCCGTCTTCCTGCAGTGCGTGGGATCGCGCATTCCGGAACGCCCTTACTGCTCTAAAATCTGTTGCACGCATTCCGTTGTAAGCGCGCTTAAGTTGAAGGAAGTGAAACCGGAAATGGATGTGTACGTGATCTACCGGGATCTCCGTACCTATGGACTGAAGGAGGAGCTGTACCGGCGCGCCCGTCAGGCTGGAATTCATTTCATCCGATACGTGTTCGAAAACGGCTTCTCGGTAGCCGCAAACCCTGCGGGCCTTCAGATCGGTTTCACGGATTACGTACTTCAGAGAAGGGTGGAGCTTCGGGCGGATCTGTTGGCATTGGCGGCCGCCATGGCGCCGTACTCCGAGGATCCTCTGGGTCGTATGTTAAAGGTGCCTTTGAACGACGAGGGCTTTTTTTCCGAAGCTCACATCAAGCTGCGTCCGGTGGACTTCGCTACGGATGGTGTGTTCGTCTGCGGGCTGGCGCACAATCCCAAGCCCATCGACGAATCCGTCGTTCAGGCTATGGCGGCGGCCGCTCGGGCGGGCACCATCCTGGCCAAAGAGCGGATGGTGCTGAAATCCGTGGTTTCTAAAATCAACGAGGACCTCTGCCGCGGTTGCGGCAAGTGCGTGGATGTCTGTCCGTATAACGCCGCCGCACTGGTAACACTCGATTCCGGCAAAGAAGTCTCGAGCGTTATCGAAGCCGTGTGCAAGGGATGCGGGCAATGCGCTTCCGTCTGTCCGACGGGCGCGGCCACCCTGCAACATTTTACGGACAATCTGATTCTAACCATGGTGGAATCCGCCCTCCAAAAAGCCGGGTAGCGCCGAGACCATGGTGACCTACAACCTCGACTCCTTTCCGGTCTTCCTTTAGGTAGAGAGAGTTCAGGTCAGGTTTAGGGACGGTTCATCAGCCGTGAATGGCGGCCTTTGTCTAGTTGAGGGCGAGCGGTTGGGCCAGACGCTCGGCCTCCCGGAGCAATTCCTCCAGGAAGTCCAGACCCTGAGTCCAGAAACCGGCGTCCGCCAAATCAATTCCCAGGGGCCGCAAAAGATCCTCGGGGGACGCTTTACCTCCCGATTCCAGCAATTCCAGATACAAGGGAACAAGAGCGCACCGGCCTTCCCGATACCGTCGAATCAGCGCGAACACCAGCAGTTCACCGAAGGCATAGGCATACACGTACCCCGGAGATTGAACGAAGTGGGGTATGTATGACCACCAAAGGCCATAATGGTCCAGTAACCGAACCGAATCGCCGAACATGGCGCGCTGAGTTTCCATCCAGACCTCGGAAATTCGCTCTCGCGAACGTTCTCCCTGCTCCCTTCTTTCTATATGGAGCGATTCTTCAAACCGGTGCATGGCGGCCTGTCGGAATATGGTGGCGATCACGTCTTCCAGTTTGGTGCACAGAGCGGCCAAACGCGCTTCCCCCGAAGGCAGAGCTTCGAGTAGATGTTCGAAAATGAGCATTTCTCCGAACACGGAAGCGGTTTCCGCCGTGGTCAGGGGAACCTCGCTGTTGAAAAGACCCTGACGGCGGCTGAGATACTGATGGATGCCGTGTCCCAGCTCGTGAGCCAGAGTCATGATATCCCGGTGTTTGCCCGTAAAATTCAACAATATGTATGGATGAACGGACGGAATCGCCGGATGAGAAAAAGCGCCGCTCCGTTTTCCGGCCATGACCGGGGCATGGATCCAGCGGTCGTCAAAAAACCGGCGCGCGATCTGTTCCATCCTTGGGGAAAAACCTCTGAAGGCGGACAAGACCAGATCCCTGGCCTGATCCCACGAGAATTGCGTTTGCGCCTGTCCCGGCAGGGGTGCGTATCGATCATAGTCCAGGAGTTCCTCATAGCCCAGGATATCTCTTTTGAGACGGTAGTATCGCGCCACGAAGTCATAACGGGAGGTTACGGACTGCACCAGGAGCCGGACTACTTCGTCGGCGATTTCATTATCGAGGTTTCTTGCGCTCAGCCAATGAGGGTGCTTCCTCAGCCGATCTTCAATGGATTTATCCAAGAGAATCGTGTTGAAAATGTGCGTCAGAACGTGGGAGATTTCGTCGAGGCCGGCCGTGAAATCCTCGGCGGCGCGGCGGCGCACCTCCTGTTCCCTGTGGTAAAGATCGCTCAATACTTCGGATTCCGCGCGCCGACGTTCCCCGAAGCGCTGCCGGCCCATCACCTTGTCGAACAGCGAACGCCACGAGCCGTTCCCACTGGGTTGCTTCTCCGCCAGAATGCGTTCCTCCGGCTCCGTGAGGAGGTAGGGCCTGTATCGCCGCAACGATTTCAGGAAGTGGCCGTAGGCCGCCAACACGGGACTGTCGATCTGCCTGCGCGCCGACTCGTCGTCCATCTGCGCCCATTCCAAGGTGAAGAAGATGGTATCGCGTTGAAGCCGGCTGTTAAACTCCATGGCCTCCTGCCACAATCGACTGCTAACGGGATTTCCGGTTTGGGTGGCAAAATGGAGATGGGCGAAGGTCACGATCTTGCGGGACCGCTCCCGGAGATTCTCGAGGTCCCGAAGAAACTCGAGGAGTTCGTCCGGGCTCAGTTCCCCGATTCGGCCCTTGAAGGTGCTCGAAAGACGTTGCGCTTCCCCGATGCAATGGAGTTTATCCTGTTCCAGGTTGCCGTCGTCGGGTCCATCGTATAAGTCCTCAAGCCGCCATACCACCTCTTCCGCTGAAATCGGATCCATGGATACTCCTTTTT
Protein-coding regions in this window:
- a CDS encoding M3 family oligoendopeptidase; the protein is MDPISAEEVVWRLEDLYDGPDDGNLEQDKLHCIGEAQRLSSTFKGRIGELSPDELLEFLRDLENLRERSRKIVTFAHLHFATQTGNPVSSRLWQEAMEFNSRLQRDTIFFTLEWAQMDDESARRQIDSPVLAAYGHFLKSLRRYRPYLLTEPEERILAEKQPSGNGSWRSLFDKVMGRQRFGERRRAESEVLSDLYHREQEVRRRAAEDFTAGLDEISHVLTHIFNTILLDKSIEDRLRKHPHWLSARNLDNEIADEVVRLLVQSVTSRYDFVARYYRLKRDILGYEELLDYDRYAPLPGQAQTQFSWDQARDLVLSAFRGFSPRMEQIARRFFDDRWIHAPVMAGKRSGAFSHPAIPSVHPYILLNFTGKHRDIMTLAHELGHGIHQYLSRRQGLFNSEVPLTTAETASVFGEMLIFEHLLEALPSGEARLAALCTKLEDVIATIFRQAAMHRFEESLHIERREQGERSRERISEVWMETQRAMFGDSVRLLDHYGLWWSYIPHFVQSPGYVYAYAFGELLVFALIRRYREGRCALVPLYLELLESGGKASPEDLLRPLGIDLADAGFWTQGLDFLEELLREAERLAQPLALN